The Chryseobacterium sp. 52 genome includes a region encoding these proteins:
- a CDS encoding M16 family metallopeptidase: MIDKRYTETVHTDKNNYEYITVTHDENKVRIYTLKNGLKVFLAQNFDAPRIQTYIPVRTGSNNDPSDNTGLAHYLEHMMFKGTSKIGTQNWEKEKELLDQISALYEEHKAEQDPEKKKEIYKKIDEVSQDASQYAIANEYDKVISSLGASGTNAHTWFDETVYKNNVPNNELEKWLKIEKERFSEVVLRLFHTELESVYEEFNRAQDNDSRLVNYELMDALFPAHPNGQQTTIGKPEHLKNPSMKAIHKYFDEYYVPNNYAMVLVGDLDFEDTIQLVDQYFGTIPYKELPKKTAVVEQPLTEIVKRTVKSPTTPRVQLAWRTDSYGTREAMLADIVANILSNRGEAGLLDLNINQTQRMLWAQAFSVGLKQYGYFSIVAVPKETQTLEEAKEMVLEQIELIKKGDFPDWLLPAIINDFKLQRLKGLETADGLATNLYDTYIKGRSWEQELNELDEYQDFTKEEVVDFTNAFFKDNYAVIYKEKGVNDQLIRVENPGITPIKINRDAQSDFLKEIVAEKTEDIQPEFIDYQKEITTDTIKDKKLSFVTNKYNDIAQIHFIFPFGSDHDRDLGISTQLLQYLGTEDLSPEDLKNEFFKIGITNDFKTTHDQLLISLSGLEENIEKGIVLLQQWMYDLKPDQEIYKQFVETVLENRQATKKDKNRIMTALTNYTKLGSFSRYTDIISKEELESTNSEVFTDRMKQLFKFPYQLFFYGKNLENFKQYIGKYVENESFQIPEPKQYPEPETNGNVYFTDYDMVQMEMSKVGRGHVVDTSNFGKINVFNEYFGRGLSSIVFQEIRESKSLAYSAYVSYSANSELGHPDYITTYIGTQPDKLQTAVSTMNELMNELPEVPIQFENSRNAALKQIASTRITRNNIFFNTLRLKKLGISHDFRKDIYGQIEGLNFENLKAFYNAEVKPIHFNTAIIGKKENLDMDAVNQMGNFKELTLKEIFGH; the protein is encoded by the coding sequence ATGATTGACAAAAGATATACAGAAACGGTTCATACAGATAAAAACAACTACGAATATATTACAGTAACACATGATGAAAATAAGGTAAGAATTTACACGCTGAAGAATGGCTTAAAGGTTTTTCTTGCCCAAAATTTTGATGCTCCCCGAATACAGACTTATATTCCGGTGAGAACGGGAAGTAATAATGATCCGTCTGATAATACGGGACTTGCCCATTATCTTGAACATATGATGTTTAAAGGGACTTCGAAGATCGGAACGCAAAACTGGGAAAAGGAAAAGGAACTTCTTGATCAAATTTCAGCATTGTACGAAGAACATAAAGCAGAGCAGGATCCTGAAAAAAAGAAGGAGATCTATAAAAAAATAGATGAAGTGTCTCAGGATGCCAGCCAATATGCGATCGCAAATGAATATGACAAAGTGATTTCTTCACTGGGTGCCAGCGGAACGAACGCTCATACCTGGTTTGACGAAACAGTTTACAAAAATAATGTCCCGAATAATGAGCTTGAAAAATGGCTTAAAATAGAGAAAGAAAGGTTCTCAGAGGTTGTACTGCGTCTTTTCCATACGGAACTGGAGTCGGTATATGAGGAATTCAACAGAGCCCAGGACAATGATTCCAGACTGGTTAATTATGAGTTGATGGATGCTTTATTCCCGGCACACCCAAATGGCCAGCAAACCACGATAGGAAAACCGGAACATCTGAAAAACCCTTCTATGAAAGCTATTCATAAATATTTCGATGAATATTACGTTCCGAATAATTATGCGATGGTTTTGGTTGGAGATCTGGATTTTGAAGACACCATTCAGCTGGTTGACCAATATTTTGGAACAATTCCTTACAAAGAACTTCCGAAAAAAACAGCAGTGGTTGAACAGCCATTAACCGAAATTGTAAAAAGAACGGTAAAAAGCCCCACTACTCCAAGAGTGCAGTTAGCCTGGAGAACAGATAGCTATGGCACAAGGGAAGCTATGCTGGCGGATATCGTAGCCAATATCCTCAGCAACAGAGGGGAAGCAGGGCTGCTTGATCTTAATATTAACCAGACCCAAAGAATGCTTTGGGCGCAGGCTTTTTCTGTAGGTTTAAAGCAGTACGGATATTTTTCTATCGTAGCTGTTCCGAAGGAAACACAGACTTTGGAAGAAGCGAAAGAAATGGTTCTGGAGCAAATAGAACTGATTAAAAAAGGAGATTTTCCGGACTGGCTTCTTCCTGCCATTATCAATGATTTTAAACTTCAGCGTTTGAAAGGTCTTGAGACGGCTGATGGATTGGCAACCAATCTTTATGACACATACATCAAGGGAAGATCGTGGGAACAGGAACTGAATGAACTGGATGAATATCAGGATTTTACAAAAGAGGAAGTGGTAGATTTTACCAATGCTTTTTTCAAAGACAATTATGCTGTTATTTATAAGGAGAAAGGGGTTAATGATCAACTGATAAGAGTTGAAAACCCTGGAATTACTCCCATTAAAATCAACCGTGATGCACAGTCTGACTTTTTAAAGGAAATCGTAGCAGAAAAAACAGAGGATATACAGCCGGAATTCATTGATTATCAAAAAGAAATAACTACTGACACGATAAAGGATAAAAAGCTGAGCTTCGTTACGAATAAATATAACGATATTGCTCAGATTCATTTTATTTTCCCTTTCGGAAGTGACCATGACAGAGATCTTGGAATTTCCACACAGTTACTTCAGTATCTTGGAACAGAGGATCTTTCACCAGAGGATTTAAAAAATGAATTCTTTAAAATTGGCATCACCAACGATTTTAAAACAACTCACGACCAGCTTCTGATCTCCCTGAGCGGACTGGAAGAAAATATTGAAAAAGGAATTGTCCTTCTTCAGCAGTGGATGTATGATCTAAAACCGGATCAGGAGATCTACAAACAGTTTGTGGAAACTGTTTTAGAAAACCGCCAGGCTACGAAAAAAGACAAAAACCGGATCATGACTGCGCTGACCAATTATACAAAACTGGGCAGCTTCTCACGCTACACGGATATTATTTCGAAGGAGGAGCTTGAAAGCACCAATTCAGAAGTGTTTACGGACAGAATGAAACAGCTTTTCAAATTTCCTTACCAATTGTTTTTCTATGGAAAAAATCTTGAAAATTTTAAGCAATATATCGGAAAATATGTTGAAAATGAAAGCTTCCAGATCCCTGAACCGAAACAGTATCCTGAACCGGAAACTAATGGAAATGTCTATTTTACCGATTACGATATGGTACAGATGGAGATGAGCAAAGTAGGAAGAGGACATGTTGTGGATACTTCAAATTTCGGGAAGATTAATGTTTTCAATGAATATTTCGGAAGAGGACTTTCCTCTATCGTTTTCCAGGAGATCCGTGAAAGCAAGAGCTTAGCGTATTCTGCCTATGTTTCTTATTCGGCTAATTCTGAACTGGGTCATCCGGATTATATCACCACCTATATTGGGACTCAACCGGATAAACTTCAGACTGCAGTAAGTACGATGAATGAACTGATGAACGAACTGCCGGAAGTTCCTATCCAGTTTGAAAATTCCAGAAACGCAGCGCTGAAACAGATTGCATCGACCAGAATTACCCGAAACAATATATTTTTCAATACGTTACGACTGAAGAAACTGGGAATCTCCCATGATTTCAGGAAAGATATCTACGGACAGATCGAAGGTCTGAATTTTGAAAACCTGAAAGCGTTTTATAATGCAGAGGTTAAACCAATACATTTTAATACCGCCATTATCGGTAAGAAAGAGAACCTGGATATGGATGCCGTCAACCAGATGGGAAATTTCAAAGAACTGACATTAAAAGAGATTTTTGGACATTAA
- a CDS encoding sigma-54-dependent transcriptional regulator, with the protein MSGNILIIDDEIKLLKLLGMILSQENFNVKEASTARSAMTMLEQHPFDVVLSDVRLPDAFGVELVRSIKTKYPHLEIILMTAFGNITDAVQSMKNGAYDYLVKGDDNEKIIPLVYKALEKVQDNKSKIVQKTNVVKGFGQIIGTSPLILQSKKLAEKVALTDAAVLLTGETGTGKEVFANAIHEGSERKKNNFVAINCSAFSREILESELFGHKQGAFTGAVKDKKGLIEEANGGTLFLDEIGEMPIELQAKLLRVLETGEFIKMGETKVSRSDFRLIAATNRDLEEEIKHGHFREDLYFRLNVFEIHLPPLRERKEDLKILAKNFIDIFSRKLHLSSLEVNPDYFKTLEKNDWKGNIRELRNAVERSLILMEDNILDAGSLPHYSDKAVPESDSLSIRYLEKIHIQKVLQYTKGNKAEAARLLEIGIATLYRKLEEYGLR; encoded by the coding sequence ATGTCCGGAAACATTCTGATCATTGATGACGAGATCAAGCTCCTGAAATTACTAGGAATGATCCTTTCCCAAGAAAATTTTAACGTTAAAGAAGCTTCTACAGCCCGTTCTGCGATGACAATGCTGGAGCAGCATCCATTTGATGTCGTGTTAAGTGATGTCCGTCTTCCCGATGCCTTTGGAGTAGAGCTGGTAAGATCCATCAAAACCAAATATCCACATCTGGAAATCATTCTGATGACCGCTTTCGGAAATATTACCGATGCAGTTCAGTCTATGAAAAACGGGGCCTACGATTATCTGGTGAAAGGAGATGACAACGAGAAAATTATTCCATTGGTGTATAAAGCACTGGAAAAGGTACAGGACAACAAATCTAAAATCGTTCAGAAAACCAATGTAGTAAAAGGATTCGGACAGATCATCGGAACTTCTCCTTTGATCCTTCAGTCTAAAAAGCTGGCCGAAAAAGTGGCTTTAACCGATGCCGCCGTTCTTCTGACCGGAGAAACAGGAACCGGAAAAGAAGTTTTTGCCAATGCCATCCACGAAGGAAGCGAAAGAAAGAAAAATAATTTTGTAGCGATCAACTGTTCTGCATTCAGCAGGGAAATCCTCGAAAGCGAACTTTTCGGACATAAACAAGGAGCTTTCACCGGAGCTGTAAAAGATAAAAAAGGACTGATAGAAGAAGCCAACGGCGGAACCTTATTCCTTGACGAAATAGGAGAGATGCCCATCGAATTACAGGCAAAACTGCTCCGTGTCCTGGAAACCGGAGAATTCATCAAAATGGGGGAGACAAAGGTTTCCAGATCCGACTTCAGACTGATTGCCGCCACCAACAGAGATCTGGAAGAAGAAATAAAACACGGACATTTCCGTGAAGACCTGTATTTCCGACTGAATGTTTTCGAGATTCATCTTCCGCCACTCCGTGAAAGAAAAGAAGATCTGAAAATACTGGCTAAAAACTTCATTGATATCTTCTCCCGAAAACTCCACCTTTCATCCCTTGAGGTGAATCCTGATTATTTTAAAACCCTGGAAAAAAACGACTGGAAGGGAAATATCCGCGAACTTAGAAATGCAGTGGAAAGAAGCCTTATTTTAATGGAAGACAATATTCTGGATGCCGGAAGTCTTCCGCATTATTCTGATAAAGCAGTTCCTGAAAGTGATTCTTTAAGCATAAGATATCTTGAAAAAATACATATTCAGAAAGTTCTGCAGTATACAAAAGGCAACAAAGCTGAAGCCGCCAGACTGCTTGAAATAGGTATTGCAACGCTGTACCGTAAGCTTGAGGAATATGGACTGAGGTAA
- the kdpA gene encoding potassium-transporting ATPase subunit KdpA: MNTEILGVIAMFVITLVIGIFLGKYIANVYGYKKTFLDPVFEPVEKLIYKISGINPMRQMNWKQNMYAMLTINLVWFIIGFLLLMNQSWLPLNPDGNPNMSPDLAFNTAISFLVNCNLQHYSGETGVSYLSQLYLMFLQFVTAATGMAAMAVLFKAFKEKTTTELGNFYDFFTKSVVRILVPISILVALILSANGSPMTFEGKDHITTLEGQKADVSRGPVPAFVAIKHLGTNGGGFFGANSAHPLENPNYITNMTEMVTQMIIPFALVFALGFYLKKRKLSWVIFTVMTVGFLALAVPNVVNETNGNPLITQMGADSSLGAMEGKEIRFGSASSGYWSIATTVISTGSVNSMHDSTMPLSGMNELLAMMINCFYGGCGVGILNYFIFIILAVFISGLMVGRTPEFMGKKIEAKEMKIAMIVALFHPFLILVGTALTAYLPEFGAKTLNNPGFHGFSEMLYEFTSSSANNGSGFEGLGDNTPWWNISTGIVLLLSRFIPIIGPIAIAGLLAQKKFIPESSGTLKTDTATFGFMTLAVILLIAALSFFPALTLGPIAEQIQYFSK; encoded by the coding sequence ATGAATACAGAAATTTTAGGCGTAATTGCCATGTTTGTGATCACATTAGTCATTGGAATATTTCTCGGAAAATATATTGCTAATGTGTACGGGTACAAAAAAACCTTTTTAGATCCGGTTTTTGAACCTGTTGAAAAATTAATTTATAAAATATCGGGGATTAATCCGATGCGTCAGATGAACTGGAAACAGAATATGTATGCCATGCTGACCATCAACCTGGTTTGGTTTATTATTGGATTTCTTCTCCTCATGAACCAGTCGTGGCTTCCCTTAAATCCGGATGGAAACCCTAATATGTCACCGGATCTTGCTTTTAATACAGCAATTTCTTTTTTGGTAAACTGTAATCTCCAGCATTATTCGGGAGAAACGGGTGTAAGTTATTTAAGTCAGCTATACCTCATGTTTCTGCAGTTTGTAACCGCAGCAACCGGAATGGCAGCAATGGCTGTTCTTTTTAAAGCTTTTAAAGAAAAAACAACCACCGAATTAGGGAATTTCTATGATTTCTTTACTAAATCTGTGGTCAGAATACTAGTTCCGATCAGCATCCTTGTTGCCCTGATCCTTTCTGCAAACGGAAGTCCAATGACTTTTGAAGGGAAAGATCATATCACGACATTAGAAGGTCAGAAAGCAGATGTTTCCAGAGGCCCTGTACCGGCTTTTGTAGCCATTAAGCATTTGGGAACTAATGGTGGAGGGTTCTTCGGAGCCAACTCGGCACACCCGCTTGAAAACCCGAACTATATCACCAATATGACTGAAATGGTTACTCAGATGATCATTCCGTTTGCTTTGGTTTTTGCACTGGGATTTTACCTGAAGAAAAGAAAACTGTCATGGGTAATATTTACCGTAATGACGGTAGGTTTTCTGGCGCTTGCCGTTCCGAATGTCGTGAATGAAACTAATGGAAATCCATTAATTACACAAATGGGGGCAGACAGCAGCCTTGGCGCAATGGAAGGCAAAGAAATCCGTTTCGGAAGTGCGTCTTCAGGATATTGGAGTATTGCAACAACGGTAATCTCAACAGGTTCTGTAAATTCGATGCATGACAGTACAATGCCGCTTTCAGGAATGAATGAGTTGCTGGCCATGATGATCAACTGTTTCTATGGAGGTTGCGGAGTAGGAATTCTGAATTATTTCATCTTTATTATTCTCGCTGTATTTATTAGCGGACTGATGGTAGGAAGGACACCGGAATTCATGGGTAAGAAAATTGAAGCCAAAGAAATGAAGATTGCAATGATCGTAGCTTTGTTCCATCCATTCTTAATCCTTGTAGGAACAGCGTTAACAGCTTATCTGCCGGAATTCGGAGCAAAAACATTGAATAATCCGGGTTTTCATGGATTTAGTGAAATGCTTTATGAATTCACCTCTTCTTCTGCGAACAACGGTTCCGGATTTGAAGGGCTTGGGGATAATACCCCCTGGTGGAATATCTCAACGGGAATTGTATTGCTGTTGTCAAGATTTATTCCAATCATAGGGCCTATTGCTATTGCTGGTCTATTGGCACAGAAAAAGTTTATCCCTGAAAGTTCAGGAACCCTGAAAACGGATACGGCTACTTTTGGCTTTATGACGCTGGCCGTGATTCTGCTCATTGCAGCACTGTCTTTCTTCCCGGCACTCACATTGGGACCTATTGCAGAACAGATTCAATATTTCTCTAAATAA